CAAATCTGATGACTTCTTCCGCAGTGGCATGTTCAAATTCATCCGCCTTTTCTTTAATCCATTGTTCCTTTTCTAGCAAGTTCATGTTTGTATCCCCCGTTTCTAAATGAGTTCGATTCTCAATCCCCACTTAACTAATATGAATTGTCTATTATAGTATAGATAATTACAATATTATGTCAATGATCAAACGCCTTATTTTTGAATTATTATGTATGCAACAAAAAAAGACCCATTCGCAATGAATGGGTCTTTCCAAAATAATATTAACGTTTTGAGAACTGAGGAGCACGACGTGCTGCTTTAAGTCCGTATTTCTTACGTTCCTTCATACGTGGATCACGAGTCAAGAATCCTGCTTTCTTAAGAGCAGGGCGTAACTCAGGATCTACTTTAAGCAACGCACGTGAAATACCGTGACGGATTGCACCTGCTTGACCGGAAGTTCCTCCACCATGAGCAATTACGAGGATATCGTATTTGTCCAAAGTTTCTGTTAAGTTAAGAGGTTGTTTAACGATCAGCTTTAGCGTTTCTAGATTGAAGTAATCATTGATGTCGCGTTTATTGATTAGAATTCGTCCTTCACCCGGTAGAAGGCGAACACGTGCTACCGAATGTTTACGACGACCTGTACCATAGTATTGTACTTGTGCCATGAAAACTGTCCTCCCTTTTAATTACCCGCGAAGTTCGTAGACTTCTGGTTTTTGTGCTACATGTGGATGATCCGTACCTGCATAGACTTTAAGTCTCAACTTCATGCTGTTACCCATACGGGTTTTAGGAAGCATACCGTTAACTGCTGCTTCGATTACACGTTCTGGTTTAGTCTTGAGCATGTCACCAGCAGAAGTGATTTTCAATCCACCTGTGTGCATGGAGTGACGGTAGTATTTCTTATCCTTTAATTTGTTACCTGTTAAATAAATCTTCTCAGCATTGATCACAACAACGAAATCTCCTGTGTCAACGTGTGTTGTAAATTGTGGCTTGTGTTTGCCGCGAATAAGTGCAGCAACTTCTGTAGCTAAACGACCGAGCGTTTTGCCTTCAGCATCAACAATATGCCAATTGCGCTCTAATTCATTAGGCTTAGCCATATAGGTGGTACGCATAGATAGTTCCTCCTTGTTTTCGTCCGAAAATTAATCTTGTTCATTTATCTTCGATCATATTCGATCATAGTAGTTAGCTAAATCATAATTAGTTTACATATTAATGTGATCATTCTTATTTGGGGCTGTGGGAAAGCCATTAAGAAAACACAATTTTTATTGTACAGTATAGATATACAATTCGCAAGCATATTCTCATAATTATTCCGTTCTACCCCAAAAATAGTTCACATTATTAAAACAAGTCGCTAAATACATCCAAAACAGATTTCTTTTTCTTATTGTAATGTCCATTTGAGTTGCCATGTTGGGGACGTTTGGAATCATACTTCTCCTCTTCGTAACGTTTATCATTCCATTCGTTATAAGCAGGACGTTGTTCACGTACTTCTGACATTAATTTCTCAAGTTCATTCCGGTCAAGCCATACACCCTTGCACTCAGGACAAACATCGATCATAACACCACTTTTTTCTACTTCACGCATGCGAACATCATTACAAACTGGACACTTCATCCACATATCCTCCTTCAAGCTATTGAATCATTACTTTAAGTTAATTAGAAATACAGTGATTAAAGATCACTATACTCCACACTACACAACGTAAGCCCTTTTCCTTCGGCTGTAGGTCCGGCTTTAGAACGGTCCTCCGCTTTCAGAATGATAGGAATATCATCGGCATTCTTCTTGCCTTCCCCAACCTCTAGCAAAGTTCCCATTATAATTCGAACCATATGCTGAAGAAAACCATTTCCCGTTACATAGGTATGGATGACACCTTGATCCCGTGAATTCGGTCGACACATAGATTGATCAACGACCATATATGCATCATACAAAGTACGTATATGTGATGGTTTAGTCGAATTCTTTGAAGCAAAAGAAGTAAAGTCATAAGTTCCTATTAAATGTTTCAACCCTTCCTCCATAGCAGCAATGTTCAATCTACTAGGATGGTGAGTTTGAGTCCGTCTATGAAATACATCAATGAACTGATTCGCATTTATCGTATATAGGTATGTCTTACGCTTAGCTGCCCTTCTAGCGTGAAATGATAGCGGAACCTCTACTGCATCCCTCACAATAATATCTTGCGGGAGACGAGTGTTCAGCGCCTGACACCATCGTTCCACAGGTATGATAGAAGAAGTAGTAAAATTAAAAACCTGACCGTAGGCATGTACGCCTGAATCTGTCCGACCAGAAGCTATAATCTTCAACTCTTCCCCTGTCAAACACTTAATAGCATGCTCCAATCGATCCTGCACTGTAATTCCATCTGGCTGAGTCTGGAATCCGTTATAATTCGTACCTTCGTAACTAACCTTCATACAAAGATTACGCATCACTTATCTCACCTCAATTAACCGCACAGTAAGAAGAATAACAATAAAGAAAAAGAAGCCCCATTCGGAGCTTCCATTGTTCCGAAATGAAGTGAAAAAAAGGGTTAATCTAGAATCTACGATTCTTTATTCCCCTTTCTCCATTTCGTCAGTTTACACGCTTACGCGCGGTCTACTAATTCCAAATATACCATAGGCGCAGAATCGCCACGACGAGGTCCTAGTTTAAGGATACGAGTGTATCCACCTGGACGCTCAGAGTAACGAGGTGCCAAATCAGTAAACAATTTTTGAATAGCGTCTTGTTCGCCATCAACAGTTTCTTTACGTACGAATGCTGCCACTTGACGACGGGCATGAAGATCTCCCTTTTTCGCTTTAGTGATCAGTTTTTCAGCAATAGAACGAACTTCTTTTGCCTTAGCCTCCGTTGTTTGGATGCGTTCGTATAAGAATAGGTCCGTTACCAGGTCACGAAATAATGCCTTACGTGCGCTGGAATCGCGGCCTAACTTTTGGTATGCCATGTTTTCCCCTCCTTCACTAACGACTCTTAGAAGCTATTCTTCCGACCGTAGACCTAAACCAAGTTCCTCAAGCTTCTCTTGTACTTCCTCTAAAGATTTGCGGCCCAAGTTACGAACCTTCATCATATCTTCTTCGGTTTTAGTAGTAAGCTCTTGTACTGTGTTAATACCAGCACGCTTAAGGCAGTTGTAAGAACGGACTGAGAGATCAAGCTCTTCGATCGTCATCTCAAGCACTTTTTCTTTTTTGTCTTCTTCTTTTTCAACCATGATCTCCGCATCTTTAGCTTCATCTGTAAGACCTACAAACAGCATCAAATGCTCAGTTAAAATCTTGGCACCGAGACTCACAGCCTCTTCTGGTCTGATGCTACCATCAGTCCAAATTTCTAGAGTAAGTTTGTCATAGTTCGTCACTTGACCAACCCGAGTATTCTCCACGCCATAATTGACACGGGAAATCGGAGTGTAGATAGAATCAATCGGAATGACGCCAATTGGCTGATCATCACGCTTGTTCTTATCTGCTGTAACATAGCCACGACCACGACTTGCAAAAATACGCATGTGAAGTCTAGCACCAGGACCCAATGTTGCAATGTGAAGATCCGGGTTAAGGATTTCCACATCACTATCCGCACGAATATCAGCTGCAGTGATTACTCCTTCGCCTTCAGCATCAATCTCGAACACTTTCTCTTCGTCAGAATGAATTTTAAGGGATAGAGCTTTCAGATTCAGGATGATCTCCGTTACGTCTTCTTTTACACCCGGAACTGTTGAGAACTCATGTAGAACACCGTCAATCTGAACCGATGTTACAGCTGCGCCAGGCAGCGAGGATAACATGATCCGTCGAAGTGAATTCCCTAGAGTAGTACCATATCCCCGTTCCAGCGGTTCTATTACGAACTTCCCATAGGCTCCATCTTCGTTGACATCTACAGTCTCGATTTTCGGCTTTTCGATTTCAATCACGCATGTTCCCTCCTTCAAACGTCGCTCCTATATGAACTAGTCACCTTGTCAAGCGTATCCATGTAGTATGCCTAAACAACCATTGTTAGCAGATTGCGCCGGTTTTATACCACATTGTTCAGGTTGACTTTATTAGACACGACGACGTTTCGGTGGGCGGCATCCATTATGTGGAACTGGAGTTACGTCTTTAATAACGTTAACTTCCAATCCAGCAGCCTGTAAAGAACGGATCGCTGCTTCACGACCAGCACCAGGACCTTTAACCATAACTTCAACTGTTTTCATACCATGTTCCATTGCAGCTTTAGCAGCTTGTTCAGCAGCCATTTGTGCAGCAAATGGAGTCGATTTACGGGAACCTCTAAATCCTAGACCGCCTGAGCTTGCCCAAGAAATTGCATTACCGTGTGGATCCGTAATAGTTACGATAGTATTGTTGAACGTGGAACGAATATGTGCCACGCCAGATTCGATATTTTTGCGGTCACGACGTTTAGTACGTACGACTTTTTTCGGTTTAGCCATTGTTCTTTATCCCCCCTTATTATTTCTTCTTATTTGCTACCGTACGACGAGGGCCTTTCCGTGTACGTGCATTCGTCTTGGTACGTTGTCCGCGAACCGGCAACCCACGGCGATGACGCACACCACGATAGCAACCAATCTCAACTAGACGTTTAATATTCAAGGAAATTTCACGACGAAGGTCACCTTCAACCTTAACCATCTTGTCGATCGTTTCACGCAATTTGCTCACTTCATCTTCAGTCAAATCTCTTACACGAGTTTCAGAACTAATGCCTGTTTCTTTCAAAATCTTCTGGGAAGTTGTTCTACCAATCCCGAAAATGTAAGTCAAGGCGATCTCAACGCGCTTTTCACGTGGCAAATCCACTCCAGCTATACGAGCCATTTTACGCTACACCCCCTTCTTTAACCTTGTTTTTGTTTGTGTTTCGGATTTTCGCAAATCACCATTACAGTCCCTTTGCGACGAATAACTTTACATTTTTCGCACATGGGTTTTACAGAAGGTCTTACCTTCATGTTAATTACCTCCCTAAAGTTTTGCGAAGCAAAACTAACTTCGTAAGGATCAGCTCAGTTTTGCGAAGCAAAACTGACTTCGAAAGCATTCACCAAGTTTTGCATTGCAAAACTCTCTTCGTAGTAATAACTATGTTTCGCCAAGCAAAACATACTACAATCTTACTAGTACTCTTTGTTTAAGAGAACTATTTACGGTAAGTTATACGACCTTTGGTTAAATCATAAGGTGATAACTGTACGACCACTTTATCTCCCGTCAGAATACGGATAAAGTGCATCCGTAGCTTTCCTGAAACATGGGCAAGTATTTGATGACCGTTCTCAAGCTCAACCTTAAATGTTGCATTTGGAAGCAACTCAAGGACCGTACCTTCTATTTCAATAACATCTTCTTTGGCCACAGTTAGTCTCCTTTCTCTTCAGCATGTATTGCGGTGGACTGATTAAACTTCATAACTGCATGACGCAGTTTGCCGTTTGTTACCCGACCGCTTTCAATTAAACTGTCTACAACCTCACTGCTAATAAAAGGCTGGGGGTCCAGATGAAGAAGATTTTTCTTTTTCGCTTGGTCAAACTTACGTTTATCCCCATCCGCAATATAGACAAACTTGTTATCGGCTTTTGAGAGAATAACAGCTACCTGTCCGGCATCCTTACCTCTCAAGATTCTCACAACTTGACCGATGTGCGTCTCGGTTTGTTCTTTCATATACAATCACCTACGACTTCAGTTTTTGTGATTATCCCATTAACAA
The nucleotide sequence above comes from Paenibacillus sp. IHBB 10380. Encoded proteins:
- the rpsI gene encoding 30S ribosomal protein S9, which gives rise to MAQVQYYGTGRRKHSVARVRLLPGEGRILINKRDINDYFNLETLKLIVKQPLNLTETLDKYDILVIAHGGGTSGQAGAIRHGISRALLKVDPELRPALKKAGFLTRDPRMKERKKYGLKAARRAPQFSKR
- the rplM gene encoding 50S ribosomal protein L13 → MRTTYMAKPNELERNWHIVDAEGKTLGRLATEVAALIRGKHKPQFTTHVDTGDFVVVINAEKIYLTGNKLKDKKYYRHSMHTGGLKITSAGDMLKTKPERVIEAAVNGMLPKTRMGNSMKLRLKVYAGTDHPHVAQKPEVYELRG
- a CDS encoding TFIIB-type zinc ribbon-containing protein gives rise to the protein MKCPVCNDVRMREVEKSGVMIDVCPECKGVWLDRNELEKLMSEVREQRPAYNEWNDKRYEEEKYDSKRPQHGNSNGHYNKKKKSVLDVFSDLF
- the truA gene encoding tRNA pseudouridine(38-40) synthase TruA, whose amino-acid sequence is MRNLCMKVSYEGTNYNGFQTQPDGITVQDRLEHAIKCLTGEELKIIASGRTDSGVHAYGQVFNFTTSSIIPVERWCQALNTRLPQDIIVRDAVEVPLSFHARRAAKRKTYLYTINANQFIDVFHRRTQTHHPSRLNIAAMEEGLKHLIGTYDFTSFASKNSTKPSHIRTLYDAYMVVDQSMCRPNSRDQGVIHTYVTGNGFLQHMVRIIMGTLLEVGEGKKNADDIPIILKAEDRSKAGPTAEGKGLTLCSVEYSDL
- the rplQ gene encoding 50S ribosomal protein L17; amino-acid sequence: MAYQKLGRDSSARKALFRDLVTDLFLYERIQTTEAKAKEVRSIAEKLITKAKKGDLHARRQVAAFVRKETVDGEQDAIQKLFTDLAPRYSERPGGYTRILKLGPRRGDSAPMVYLELVDRA
- a CDS encoding DNA-directed RNA polymerase subunit alpha encodes the protein MIEIEKPKIETVDVNEDGAYGKFVIEPLERGYGTTLGNSLRRIMLSSLPGAAVTSVQIDGVLHEFSTVPGVKEDVTEIILNLKALSLKIHSDEEKVFEIDAEGEGVITAADIRADSDVEILNPDLHIATLGPGARLHMRIFASRGRGYVTADKNKRDDQPIGVIPIDSIYTPISRVNYGVENTRVGQVTNYDKLTLEIWTDGSIRPEEAVSLGAKILTEHLMLFVGLTDEAKDAEIMVEKEEDKKEKVLEMTIEELDLSVRSYNCLKRAGINTVQELTTKTEEDMMKVRNLGRKSLEEVQEKLEELGLGLRSEE
- the rpsK gene encoding 30S ribosomal protein S11; protein product: MAKPKKVVRTKRRDRKNIESGVAHIRSTFNNTIVTITDPHGNAISWASSGGLGFRGSRKSTPFAAQMAAEQAAKAAMEHGMKTVEVMVKGPGAGREAAIRSLQAAGLEVNVIKDVTPVPHNGCRPPKRRRV
- the rpsM gene encoding 30S ribosomal protein S13; this encodes MARIAGVDLPREKRVEIALTYIFGIGRTTSQKILKETGISSETRVRDLTEDEVSKLRETIDKMVKVEGDLRREISLNIKRLVEIGCYRGVRHRRGLPVRGQRTKTNARTRKGPRRTVANKKK
- the rpmJ gene encoding 50S ribosomal protein L36 yields the protein MKVRPSVKPMCEKCKVIRRKGTVMVICENPKHKQKQG
- the infA gene encoding translation initiation factor IF-1; the protein is MAKEDVIEIEGTVLELLPNATFKVELENGHQILAHVSGKLRMHFIRILTGDKVVVQLSPYDLTKGRITYRK
- a CDS encoding KOW domain-containing RNA-binding protein, yielding MKEQTETHIGQVVRILRGKDAGQVAVILSKADNKFVYIADGDKRKFDQAKKKNLLHLDPQPFISSEVVDSLIESGRVTNGKLRHAVMKFNQSTAIHAEEKGD